DNA sequence from the Archangium lipolyticum genome:
GGTGGATAGCTCCAGGTCGAGGCTAACCGCCCTCGGTTCCTGGCTCCTTACCTCGGTCTCTTCGGTCATGCAGGCCGTCCTTTCGTCGATTGGGCCGGCAGACATGGTAACTCGTATGTGGTGTAACTCGTCAGTTACATGACCTGTGGGCTAATGCGGCCGTAGCCGCCCAATAAGGTCGGAAACATACGAGTTGTGTAACTTGTGAGTTGACCCGGCCAATGTCGCCTCGTGCCTGCCGCCCCTCGCAAGTCACCTCACTCCCACGGACCTTCCGAAGTTCGGACACGGAAGGACTTGGCTCCCCTTATCAAGCGGGAGCTAAAGCGCCTCGGGAAGCGACTCCGAGAACTTCGGGAAGAGCGGGGGCTTACTCAGGAGCAGGCCGCCGAGATGATCGGGGTTCACCCCAAGTCGATGCCGCGCATAGAGGGAGGCACCGCGAATCCCACGGTGGCTACCCTGGTAGCCGCATCCGTGGCCTACAAGGTCCCTTTGCGCGACCTGTTCCCCGAGGAAGAACAGGGAACTTGATCCACCGGGCTGCCTTGAAGAACCCGGGAGGCGGCGGAGGAGAGCCGCCTTAGACCGAGCACGGGGCGCCGGAGCGGACCCACGGGAAGGCGCCCAGGAGCCCCGGAGACCCGAGCCGCTAACCCGAGACCCCGGAGCCCCGAGGCCCCGAAAGAGGCCCAGCGGGGCACCGGATGTTCTCCTAGCGCTACTTTTTGATGATGGCAGGCACCGTGAATCGCCACGCGGGATGTGGTCGTAGGATGGACCCCGGCTTCGCAGCGTTGGCCCTTTCGCCGTTGAGCTTGAGCAGATACGAGCGCGGGATGTTGAGCGCGTACCCACCTCCCGTCAGGGGCACTGCGCCTTCCGGTGCGGTCCCAACTAGTCCCCGGTTCTGAATGTCCACGGACAACTCGTGAGCGCGCAAGAAGTCGAA
Encoded proteins:
- a CDS encoding helix-turn-helix transcriptional regulator, translating into MPAAPRKSPHSHGPSEVRTRKDLAPLIKRELKRLGKRLRELREERGLTQEQAAEMIGVHPKSMPRIEGGTANPTVATLVAASVAYKVPLRDLFPEEEQGT